The segment CTCCGCTGCTGGCGGTCATGCGGCCATCCCCCAGAACCAGCACGGCCACGGCCGCCCCAAAGGCGGCGGCGTGCGAAATGCCCAGGGTGAAGGGCGAACCCAGAGGATTGCGCAGCACCGACTGCATGGCCGCGCCGCACAGCGCCAGCCCCGCCCCCGCGGCCACCGCGGCCAGAGCCTGCGGCAGCCGGATGTTCCAAATGATGAGCCGGGCGCGTTCGTTGTCCGCCTGGCCCACAAGCGCGCGGAGCACGCCGCCCACGGAAAGATCCGCCGCGCCAAGCCCCAGGGACAGGGCGAGCAGGGCGGCCGTGCATACGCCCAGCACCGTGATGAAGGCGACCTTGCGCCCGATGTAGCGGGCGTATTCCGGCGATGGCTTGGCCTGGACGAAATGCATCTAGCGCAGGTCCAAAGGCTTGAAGGCCAGGCCGTGGAAGGCCGCGTCCATTTCGCGGTACACGGGCTTGCCAACCAGGAAGGTGTAAATCTCGTCGGCCTTGGCCTCGGGGCGAACGTCCTTGAACTGGTCGGGGTAGAGGGTCTTGCCCACGAAATAGGCATCGGCCAGGATGGAGCCGAAGTTCTGGGAGTACCAGTTGTACGGCAGCACGCCGAACACGCGGCCCTGACGCACGGCGCTGAGGCTTTTGTATGCCGGGTCGGCCTTGAGTTCGTGCAGGCCGCCCGCGCCTTCGCCCAGTTGCAGGGTGGACAGGTCGAGGAACAGGAAGTCCGGGTTCCATTCCAGAACTTTTTCCTTGGCCACGCTCACAACGCCGGGCGCGCCGGGCAGGGCGGCCACGTTGCGCGCGTTCAGGAACAGGAAGGGCGGATAGCCGGGCTCGGTGGAGTTGAAGCCGTGCGGTCCCTTGAGCGCCACGCCGCCCACAAACGCACTGGGGCGCTTGGCTCCGGGTATCTTGGCCGCCCGGCGGCCCAGCTCGGCGATGTGTGCGTCGAAGAAGCGGACAAGGGCCTCGGCGCGCTCCTGCCTGTGGACCACCTGGGCCATGATGCGCAGGGAGGCGAAGAAGTCCGGGCGCTTTTTGCCCAGGTCGCCGTAGTTCAGCGCAACGACAGGAATGCCGGTCTTGCGTTCCAGATCCTGCGGGCTGACGCCCATCTCCGGGCTGGTCTTGAGGATGACCTGGGGCGCCGGGGACAGGGTGAGGATGCGTTCGGGGTTGTCGCTGCCCCGGAACTGCCCGAAGACGGGCAGCGTGCGCAGCTCTGGATGGGCCAGGGCGTAGGGGCGCGCATCGAAGGCGTTTCTGCGGCTTTCGATGTCGTCGGCGGCCACGGCCATGCCCTGGGCCTGCAGGTAGACCAGCAGGCGCAGGCAGCCCGGACCGGAGCAGATGACCCGCTCCACCTTGGCCGGAATGGTCACCGCGCGGCCATAGCCGTCTGTGATGGTTCTGGTCTGCGCGGCCTGGGCTGCATTGGCGCACAACAGCAGCAGGATCAGCGCGCAGGAAAGAGCTTTGCCCATCATGGCCTCCGGAAGGATACGTGTTGGGAAGGTCGAGAATGCGAAAAGCGTAACACGTTTTGTGTATCTCCTGGGCAGGTGTCTGTCAATCATGCTCCGCCAATCGATTCAGTTCGTTGAGATTGTTTCTTGGTGCAGGCGCTTGAACGCCAGGGCTGTGGCGGAGGCCGAAGGCGGGGAGCGAGGTGTTGCGGAGGCCCAGCTGGCGGGAAGGGCGGAGGCTTGGGACAGGGGGGGGCGCAATGGCCGCACCATGCCGCGGTCATGGTGTGCGCGAACAAACGCCGACTGCAGGAGGCCGGGGCGTGGCGGGCGCCATTGGATTGTCAGGGCCGGAGCCTCGTGGTTCACGTCCTTCGCTGTCGGGCTGGCCGTCTGCTCCGGCTGTGGCCGCCCCCTTCGCTCACTCCGAGTAGTCGCGCCATCCTGCCGCGCGCAGCTGGCAGGCCGGGCACTGGCCGCAGCCATAGCCCCAGGGGTGGCGCTGGCCGCGCTCGCCACGGTAGCAGGTATGGGTGTGTTCGAGGATGAGGTCCACAAAGGGCTGGCCGCCCAGGTCGCGGGCCAGGGCCCAGGTCTGGCCCTTGGTCAGCCACATGAGCGGCGTGTCGATGACCAGGCGCGTCTCCATGCCCAGGTTCAGGGCGACTTGCAGGGCCTTCATGGTGTCGTCGCGGCAGTCCGGGTAGCCGGAGTAGTCGGTTTCGCAGACCCCGGTGACGAGGTGCTTGAGGCCGCGACGATAGGCCTGCGCCCCGGCGAGGGTGAGGAAGACGAGGTTTCGGCCGGGCACGAAGGTGCTGGGCAACCCGGTGGCGGTCATGGAGATCTCGACATCATGGGTGAGGGCGGTTTCGCCCAGTTGGCGGAACACGTCGAGGGAGAGCAGGGTGTCCGAGCCGAGCTTTTGGGCCCAGTCCGGCCGCTGGCCGCGCAGGGCGGCGAGGACAGCCTCGCGGCATTCGAGCTCGATGCTGTGGCGCTGGCCGTAGTCGAAGCCCAGGGTCTCCACGCGGTCGAAGCGCGAGAGCGCCCAGGCCAGGCAGGTGGTGGAGTCCTGCCCGCCAGAAAAGACAACGAGCGCACCGATGGGGGTGGGGGTCACGTCAGCTAGACTCCTCTGGCCTCGGCCGGCCAGATGTGCTTGTGCAGTTGCAGGTTGAGCCGCGCGTCCAGGTCGGCGTCGAGCATCCAGCGCGCAAGGTCGGCGGCGGCGAGAATGCCGGGCACGGGAGAGAGGTTCACGGGGTTTCTGCGGGCGTCTATGCGCGGCAGCAGGCAGAGCATCCGCTCCCAGTCCAGCCGGTCGGCGATGACGAACTTGACCTCGTCGCGCGCGCGCAGGCGCTCCAGGTTCTCGGTGTCCATTTTGGCGGACTCGCCGCTGGAGGGGCCTTTCATGTCCACGATGGCGGCCACGTCCGGATGCAGCGCGGAGATGTCCAGGCTGCCGTTGGTCTCCACCAGCACGGTGCGGCCATCGCGCGCAAGCCTGTTGGCCAGGGCCACGGCCTCTGGCTGGAGCAGGGGTTCGCCGCCGGTGAATTCCACAAGCATGTGCGGCAGGCCTCCGCCCAGGGCGTCGATGCGCGCAAGCACGGCTTCGGCGCTCAGGTCTTCTCCGCCCTCGTGGGAGTAGGCGGTGTCGCACCAGGCGCAGCGCAGGTTGCAGCCGACAAGCCGCACGAACACGCAGGGCCTTCCGGCAAAGGTGCTCTCGCCCTGAATGCTCTTGAAGATTTCGCAGATGCGCAGGCTCATGGCTCCTCCCAGTAGGTGACCTCCGCGCCGGGGGTCTCGGCGATGCGCACGCGCGAGACGCGGGCGGCCGAGCCGTTCTGGGGCGCGCTCTGCGCCAGCCGTTCACCCAGGTCGTGGAACAGATGCCGTGCGATGTTCTCGGCCGTGGGGTTCTGTCCGCTGAACGGCGGCAGGTCGTTCAGGCAGGCGTGGTCCAGGGTGGCGAGCGCCTCGCGCAGGATGCGCTTGATTTCGCGGAAGTCGAGCCCCATGCCGATGTCGTCGAGCTCGTGGCAGAGCACGTAGGCGGTGACGCCCCAGTTGTGCCCGTGGGTGTTCCTGCAGTCGCCGGGATAGCCCGCAAGCCGGTGGGCGGCGCAGAACTCGCCGCGCACGCAGAGTTCGTAGTTGCGTTTCATGAGCGTGATGCTACGGCCTCACGCGCCGGGTCGTCAATGGCCGCGCGGCCAGGTTTTTCCGGCGCGGCGCGGCGGCTTCTCGTGGAACTGCACGGTTTCGATCGGCGCGAAGTCGTCCAAGTGGCGCGAAAAGGCTGCATCAAGAAAGGAGTCCACCCATCCGGAGACATTGCTGCGGCGCACGTTTTCGCGCAGCTTGTGCATACGCATACGGCGGTCGGGCCTGGAGAGGCAGCAGGCGGTCTTGATGGCGTCCGCCACCTCCTCGGTGTCGTAGGGGTTCACCAGCAGCGCGCCCAGGCGCTGGAACTGGGCCGCCGCCCCGGCGAACTCGCTCAAGACCAAGGCCCCGGTCTCTGTGACGTTGCTTGCGCAGTATTCCTTGGCCACCAGGTTCATGCCGTCGCGCAGGGGCGTAACCAGCGCCACGTCCGAGGCCAGGTAGTAGGCCACCAGTTCCTGGCGCGAGAGGTTGCGGTACAGGTGGTGGATGGGCACCCAGCCGGGCACGGTGAACTCGCCGTTGATCTGGGTCACCAGGCGCTCGATCTCGTTTTTGAGTTCCTGGTACTCGCCAACGCCCTCGCGGCTGGGCACCAGCACCTGCACGTGGCAGACGCGCTCGCGCAGCTCCGGGTGGCGGGCCAGGGCGCTGCGCAGGGCCCGCAGCCGCTGCGGCACGCCCTTGGAGTAGTCCAGGCGGTCCACGCCGAGCAGGATGGTCCTGTCCCGGTAGGCCTGGCGAATGGCGCGCGCCTGCGCGGCCATGGCCGGGCTGGCGGCGAGCTTGGCGAAGGCTGCGTAGTCTATGCCGATGGGGAAGCAGCCGATGCGCACGCTCTTTTCCTCCACCCCCGCGGTGACGACGCAGCCGCGTCCCCAGACTTCCGCCCGCGGGTGGAGCACCTGCAGGCAGCGGATGAAGTTGCGCCGGTCGGCCAGGGTTTGGAACCCCACCAGCTGGTGTTCCAGCAGCGCGGAGAGCACCTGCCTGCGCCAGGGCAGCTTGAGGAAGATGTCCGGGGCGGGGAAGGGAATGTGCAGGAAGAAGCCGCAACTCCTGCGTGCGCCCTGTTCGCGCAGAAATCCCGCCACATGCATGAGGTGGTAGTCGTGCACCCAGACGTAGTCGTCCTCGCGGGAGTTGGCGGCCACGGTGCGGGCGAACTTCCTGTTCACCTCCTGGTAGCAGTTCCAGTAGCGGGGCTCGAAATTGCAACGCGACTGGAAGTCGTGGAACAGGGGCCAGATGATTTCGTTGGAGAAGCCCTCGTAGTAGTCGCGGTGTTCCTCCCCGGTCAGTTCCACGGGCAGGAGCCTGTACCCCGCCTCCTTGGAGAAGCGGGCGAAGGGGGCGCTGGCCTCGGCCTCGCCGCCCTGTCCGCAGGAGCCGATCCATAGCCCGCCGCGATCGCGCAGCACCGGGGCCAGCGCGGTGACAAGCCCGCCCGCCCCGGCCTGGACCTCCCAGCCGGAGGGCTTGCGCGCCAGGGTCACGGGCAGCCTGTTGGAGACCACCACCAGCCGTCCCCGCAGGCCGTGGGCCTCCCCCCCCTCCTCAGGGCCATCGCCGGGAGCGGTGGCGACCGCAGGGGGGCTTGCGGAGAGGGCGCAAGCGTTGAGGAACTCCAACAACTCCCCTGGCGGGCGCAGCAGGTGCCGGGCCAGGCTGGAGCGGCCGCGCCTGGCCACAAGCACGGCCAGCCCCTCGCCGCCCAGGGCGCTAAAGGCGTCCTCGTCGGTGAGATCGTCCCCCAGGTACGCCACGGCCAGCCCCTGGCCGTGCCGGGCGCGTTCCTCGGCCAGCAGCCGTTCCACGGCATGGCGCTTGTTGCAGGCGTGGCAACGCAGCTCAACGCCGCCGTCGAAGGGCAGCACCTCGGCCCCAGCGGCCTGGGCCATGTGGCCAAAAGCGTGGGTGGCCGCAGCCAGCAGCTCCGCGGCCTTGGGTGGGGTCAGGCCCCGCACGTGCAGGGCAAGGCAGCCGTGCTTTTCCTCCAGCTGCTGGGTGACGGCTTGGCCTTCAGCCCAGAAGCGGGCATCGGCCAGGGCGCGTTCCCAGGCCGGGGGCAGGGGCGCGCGCGAAATGGTGCCACCCGGATCGAGCCGCTCGGCCCCGTGACTGCCGAAGACTTCCAGACCCTTGGGCAGCCCGAGCAGGGAGGACACCTCGGTGGCCAGCCGACCGGAGACGATGACCACCCGCCAGTCCGATGCGCGGCACAGGGTCTCCAGGTGGCTGCGCACGCCGACATAGGGCGCGGCCTTGTGGCGTTCCACGCTGAATGGAGCCAGGGTGCCGTCATAGTCGAGCATCAGGAGCTTGCGGGGCGCGCTCAGGAAGGCGCGGAATTCTTGGGAGCGCACAAGCTGTGTCCAGTGTTTCATGGGGTCTCCTCCGTGGGGGCGGGCGGGGTGGTGAGCAGGCGTATGCCGATGTGAAGCAGGCCGCCAAGGCCAGTCTTCGGGGCGGTGCCCAGGGCTTCGCCCAGTTCGAAGAGCGCCTGGTCGAGCAGGAAGGTTGAGAGCACGAGCTCCCGCCCGGACCGGTCTTTTGGCAGGAAGTCCGCTCCATCGGCCTCTCCCAGGTAGCCGCGCAGCAGGCAGCGGGCCATGCGCCCGCACCACTCGTCGGCCCAGGCGCGCAGTCTCGTGGCGTCCTGCGGCCGGGCCTGCACCTGTCGATTGAGAACGCTCTCCGTCACCAGCAAAAGGGAGCACAGCAGGTCGCATACGTCGCGCAGGGGCGAGCGCTTGAGCCTGCGGGCGGAGAGCGAGCGCGTGGTGCGGCCCTCGAAGTCCACGATCATGAAGTCGCGACCGGTGAAAAGCAGGTGCCGCAGGTCCAGTTCCCCGTGCACGCGGATCTTGCGCCCGCGCGTGGAGCTGTCCCGAAAGCGCAGCAGACGCGCGGCCAACTCCTTTCGCAGATCCAGCAGCTGGTCGGCCAGGAGCGACTCCGCCTGGGGCAGGCCGGGGCGCTCCAGGGCCAGAAGGTCCAGAATGCGTCTGCTGTGGCTTGAGATGTCCTGGTACACCGAGCGTTTGTAGCCCTTGTCGAAGGGCTCCGGGACAAAGGCGGGATCGCCCCGGTCCAGGGCCAGGGCCAGGTGCATCTGGGCCGCCCGGCGGCCGATGAGCTCTATGGCCGCTTCTGCGGGATCGCCCGGAGAGGCGGAGGCCTCGGCTTCGTCGTCCGGTGGCCACGCCAGTCCGGAGAGCAGGGACAGCGGTGCCGGGGCGGGCTCCTCGCTTGGGGCCTTGCGGTGCAGGTGCAGATCAAGGGCCGTTGCGCATAGTTGCCAGGCCGTGGATTCGCTGTCGACGAAGCGGCGCGCCAGGGCCAGCACCAGGGGGTCGGCTCCGGGCCGCTCGTAGCGCAGCTCGCCCAATATCTCCGGGGTGTTCTGGAAGCCTCCGGGGCCGGTCAGGTGTCGCACCACGTCCAGGTCCGGGGTGCCGCCCTCCGCAGTGCGGCGGAACAGTTTCACCAGCACCCTGCGCCCGTAGGCCAGCAGCACGTTGGTGGAGGGACCGTCGATGAGCTCCGCGTGCGGAGGGGGTTCGGTTGCGCCGCGCAGCCCACGCCCGGCCGGGTCCAGGCTGACCACGAACTCCCCGTTGTGGGCGCGGATGCGCCGCTGCTGGTCGAAGAGCCGCAGCAGTCCGTTGTGGGCGCGGCGCTCCCTTGGCCCCTCGATGATGGCGCCGGGTGGTTCCGTCAGCGCGCAGATGTGATCCTCCGGGCGTTCCTCAAGCACGCGCGCCCCCTGCTCCGCGTCCACGAAGGACAGGAGCAGCGTGCGGGCCTGCGCGGCGCCGCTCTCGTGGCGCGATTCGAGGACGCAGAGCCAGGCCGGGGCGCGGTCCGTGCCCACGGGCAGGGCATCCAGCAGGGCCACGTCGATGAGCTGGACCTCCGCATGGGCGCGCCTGCGCAGGAATTGGGGCAGAACCCGCGACTGGAGCGCAGCCTTGAGCTCCGCATCCAGGAAGCGGCCTATGCCCGGTCCGCGCCTGCGCAGGGCCAGGGTGGGCGGCGCGTGGGCGCCGGTCCCTGCCTGCCGTTGCACATCGTTCAGGGCAAGGATGAAATACCCGTGCGCGCCCAGGGTGAGCGGGTATTCGCGCCTCTCGACGGGGTGCAGGCGCGCGCCGCCCAGGCATTCTACAGGAGTGCAGCCCGCGTAGTCGGGCAGGTCCAGGCGTGCGGCCTGCGGATGGCGGGAGAGGTTCACCACCACCAGCAGGCAGTCGCCGTCGATCTCGCGCAGATAGGCCAGCACCTTCGGGTTGTCCTGGCGCACCATGCGCATGACTCCCTGGCTCAGGGCCTTGTGGCGGCCGCGCAGGGCAATGAGCCGCTTCATCCACCACAGCAGGGAGGATGGATTGCGCTGCTGCACCTCCACGTTTACGGCTTGGTAGTGGTATTCCGGATCGATGACCACGGGGAGGTAGAGCTGTTGCGGGTTGGCGCGGGAGAACCCGGCGTTCTTGTCCGGGCTCCACTGCATGGGGGTGCGCACCCCGTTGCGGTCGCCCAGGTAGTAGTTGTCGCCCATGCCGAGTTCGTCGCCGTAATAGATGACTGGGGAGCCGGGCATGGTCATGAGCAGCACGTTCATCAGTTCCATGGCGCGGCGGTTGTTGCGCAGGAGGGGGGCAAGGCGGCGGCGTATGCCCAGGTTGATGCGCGCTCTTTGGTCGCGGGCGTACACTTGGTAGAGGAAGTCCCGCTCCTCCTCGGAAACCATCTCCAGGGTCAGCTCGTCGTGGTTGCGCAGGAATATGGCCCACTGGCAGTGGGGAGGTGCGGTCGGAGTCTGTTCCAGAATGTCCGCCACAGGGGCCCGGTCCTCCATTTCCAGGGCCAGGAACATGCGCGTCATGAGCGGGAAGTGGAAGATCATGTGGCTCATGTCGCCTGCGCCGAAGTAGCGCGCCGCGTCCTCGGGCCACTGGTTGACCTCGGCCAGGAGCATACGTCCGGGGTGCCGCCTGTCCACATGGGCGCGCAGCCGCCGCAGCAGGTCGAAGGTCTCCGGCAGGTTCTCGCAGCCCGCGCCCTCCCGCTCGAAGAGGTAGGGCAGGGCATCCAGGCGCAGGCCGTCCACGCCCATGGAGAGCCAGAAGTCCACCACCCGCAGAAGCTCGGTCTCCACCCTGGGGTTGTCGTAGTTCAGGTCCGGCTGGTGGGAGTAGAAGCGGTGCCAGAAATAGGCCCCGGCCACATGGTCCCAGGTCCAGTTGGCGTGTTCGAAGTCCTTGAAGATGATGCGCGTGCCCGCGTACTTGTCCGGGTTGTCGCTCCAGACGTAGAAGTCCCGCTCCGGCGAACCGGGTTTGGCCTTGCGGGCGCGCTGGAACCAAGCGTGCTGGTCCGAGGTGTGGTTCAGCACCAGTTCGGTGATGACGCGGATGTCCCTGCGGTGCGCTTCGCGCAGGAAGGAGCGGAAGTCCGCCAGGGTGCCGTAATCGGGGTGCACGGCGCAGTAATCGGCGATGTCGTAGCCGTCGTCGCGCAGGGGAGAAGGATAGAAGGGCAGAAGCCACAAGGCGTTTACCCCGAGGTCCTGGATATAGTCCAGGCGGCTGGTGAGGCCGGCGAAGTCTCCGTGGCCGTTGCCGCTCTTGTCCAGAAACGAGCGCACATGGACCTCGTAGATGACGGCGTCCTTGTACCAGTGCGGGGCGTTGTTCCTAGCGTATGGTGAAGGCATGGTCCTCCTTGGCGTTTGTGCCCTGGGGGCCCTCGGCCCTGGCCAGGCGCGTGCGCGGCAGGGCCTCGGGCAGAGATTCGCGCAGGAAGTCGGTCAGGCGTTCGCGCACCAGGCAGCGCAGATCCCAGCAAGTAGAAGCATCGGCCGCGCTGACCAGGGCGCGCAGCTCCAGGGTCGCCGGTCCGGCCTGGGTCACCTGCAGCCCGCAGACCCTGCCGTCCCACAGCCCGCCCGCCTCCTGGCTGCAGATGCGCTCCAACTCCCGCCGGATGGCCGATACCGGGGCGCGGTGGTCCACATGCACGAACACCGTGCCCAGAAGTTCGGAGCTGGAGCGTGTCCAGTTCTGGATGGGCCGCTCAAGAAAGTACGTGGTGGGCAGCACCAGGCGACGCTGGTCCCAGATGCGCACCACAACATAGGTGATGCCGATCTCCTCGATGCGGCCCCATTCGCCTTCCACCACCACCACGTCGTCCAGGCGGATGGGCTGGGTGATGGCTATCTGCACCCCGGAGATGACGGCGCCGAGCAGCCGTTGGGCCGAAAGCCCCGCCACCGCGCCAGCGATGCCCGCCGAGGCCAGCAGGCTGGCGCCCACGCCGCGAGTGGCCTCGAAGACCATGAGCCCGGCGGAGAGCGCCAGCACGGCCACCAGCACCGTGAATAGCCGCCGGAACAGGCGCGCTTTGGTGAGCATCCTGCGCGCGTGCAGGTTATCCTGGGCGTTCAGGTCGTACGCGTGCTGCACCCACAGGCCCAGCACGCCGCCAAGGGCCAGGGCCAGCCAGGCCAGAAGCGCGATGAGACCCAGGATTGCGGCCTTGTCCGCTGTCGGCCGGGCGGCTTCGGGAAGGGGCCAAGCCGTCATGGCCAGTTCCAGCGCCAAGAGCAGCGTGGCCATGCGGCCGGGGCCGCGCAGCATCTCCAGAGCCTGGGGCCATATGCCGTTTCCCCTGGCCAGGGCTGCCCGCCGCAGGGCGCGAAAGGCGAGGGCCTGGGCCAGCAGCCCCAGGGGGATCGCGCAGGCCAGGGCGAGAAAGGGCATGAACAGTTCTTGGGCAGGCATCGGCATGATGGAAAAACGACCTCCCTCTGGGTGCGCGGCTGCGCCGCCCCTGGGGGGGCTGACCTCCGGATATCCGGAACTCGGCTCCGCAATTGAAGAAAATACTCCGGCCAGGGCGCTGTCGCAGCCGGATACTCACCTCCGAGCGTATGTGGTAGCATCTGCGGGCCTGGGCCACAAGGCTTGGATCGGATTGGCTGAAGCGGCGCGCAGACCTCGACCAGGCCGCTTCGTCGCAGGAATGTCACTGTACACGCAGGGCCGGACATGGCAATTGGGGAGAAGCGGAGTTGTGTCTTGAGCGTGGCGGTGGAGAGCCCCATGGACTATCTTGTCATCTGCCTTGCCAGCCTGGCCGTGTCGGGCCTGACCCTTTTTTCCGGCTTCAGGCTGGGCACCGTGCTTGCCCCTGTCATGGCCGTCTTCTTCCCCGTGGAAACGGCCGTGGCCATGACGGCTGTGGTGCATTTCGCCAACAATCTTTTAAAGCTGGCCATGTTCCGCCGCGCGGCGAGCCTCCAGGTCGTGCTCCGTTTCGGCATACCCGCGCTTTTGGCCAGCCTGGCCGGAGCATGGCTTCTCGTCAGGATTTCGGACATGCAGCCGCTCTTGCGGTATTTCCTGTTGGGTCGGCAGCTGGAGGTCGCCCCGGTCAAGCTCCTGGTTGGCCTGCTGATCGCCATTTTTGCCGTTCTGGAATTTCGTCCCGGCAAAGGCTCCAAGCCGTATCCGCCGTCGTCGCTCCCGCTGGGCGGCGTCCTGAGCGGTTTCTTCGGGGGTCTTTCCGGCAATCAGGGGGCCTTTCGCAGCGCCTTTCTGCTGGGGGCCGGGCTTGACAAGGAGGCCTTCATCGCCACGGGGGTTGTGCTGGCCTGCCTGGTGGATGCGTCGCGCCTGACGGTGTACGCCGCTATGGCGGGCTCGGTGATGATCTCCGGCAATCTGGGGCTGGTCGTCACGGCGACCTTGTCCGCCTTCCTCGGAGTGTTCATAGGGGCAAGGGTGCTCAAGAAGGTCACCATCAAGACCGTGCGTCTTCTGGTGGGGAGTCTGCTTCTGGGGCTGGCCGCGGCTTTGTGCCTGGGCCTCGTCTAGGAGGCCCGCCGCCGGGCCTTGGCCGGACCGCCTGTCCGGGATCACAGACCAAAGGCGCGCAAAAGAAAAGGCCCCGGATCGCTCCGGGGCCTTGTGTTTGTGGCGGGGCGGGCGGCTACTTGCCGCCGCGTCCGTCGTCGCAGGGC is part of the Humidesulfovibrio mexicanus genome and harbors:
- the otsB gene encoding trehalose-phosphatase produces the protein MKHWTQLVRSQEFRAFLSAPRKLLMLDYDGTLAPFSVERHKAAPYVGVRSHLETLCRASDWRVVIVSGRLATEVSSLLGLPKGLEVFGSHGAERLDPGGTISRAPLPPAWERALADARFWAEGQAVTQQLEEKHGCLALHVRGLTPPKAAELLAAATHAFGHMAQAAGAEVLPFDGGVELRCHACNKRHAVERLLAEERARHGQGLAVAYLGDDLTDEDAFSALGGEGLAVLVARRGRSSLARHLLRPPGELLEFLNACALSASPPAVATAPGDGPEEGGEAHGLRGRLVVVSNRLPVTLARKPSGWEVQAGAGGLVTALAPVLRDRGGLWIGSCGQGGEAEASAPFARFSKEAGYRLLPVELTGEEHRDYYEGFSNEIIWPLFHDFQSRCNFEPRYWNCYQEVNRKFARTVAANSREDDYVWVHDYHLMHVAGFLREQGARRSCGFFLHIPFPAPDIFLKLPWRRQVLSALLEHQLVGFQTLADRRNFIRCLQVLHPRAEVWGRGCVVTAGVEEKSVRIGCFPIGIDYAAFAKLAASPAMAAQARAIRQAYRDRTILLGVDRLDYSKGVPQRLRALRSALARHPELRERVCHVQVLVPSREGVGEYQELKNEIERLVTQINGEFTVPGWVPIHHLYRNLSRQELVAYYLASDVALVTPLRDGMNLVAKEYCASNVTETGALVLSEFAGAAAQFQRLGALLVNPYDTEEVADAIKTACCLSRPDRRMRMHKLRENVRRSNVSGWVDSFLDAAFSRHLDDFAPIETVQFHEKPPRRAGKTWPRGH
- a CDS encoding iron ABC transporter substrate-binding protein, with amino-acid sequence MGKALSCALILLLLCANAAQAAQTRTITDGYGRAVTIPAKVERVICSGPGCLRLLVYLQAQGMAVAADDIESRRNAFDARPYALAHPELRTLPVFGQFRGSDNPERILTLSPAPQVILKTSPEMGVSPQDLERKTGIPVVALNYGDLGKKRPDFFASLRIMAQVVHRQERAEALVRFFDAHIAELGRRAAKIPGAKRPSAFVGGVALKGPHGFNSTEPGYPPFLFLNARNVAALPGAPGVVSVAKEKVLEWNPDFLFLDLSTLQLGEGAGGLHELKADPAYKSLSAVRQGRVFGVLPYNWYSQNFGSILADAYFVGKTLYPDQFKDVRPEAKADEIYTFLVGKPVYREMDAAFHGLAFKPLDLR
- a CDS encoding mechanosensitive ion channel family protein — translated: MPFLALACAIPLGLLAQALAFRALRRAALARGNGIWPQALEMLRGPGRMATLLLALELAMTAWPLPEAARPTADKAAILGLIALLAWLALALGGVLGLWVQHAYDLNAQDNLHARRMLTKARLFRRLFTVLVAVLALSAGLMVFEATRGVGASLLASAGIAGAVAGLSAQRLLGAVISGVQIAITQPIRLDDVVVVEGEWGRIEEIGITYVVVRIWDQRRLVLPTTYFLERPIQNWTRSSSELLGTVFVHVDHRAPVSAIRRELERICSQEAGGLWDGRVCGLQVTQAGPATLELRALVSAADASTCWDLRCLVRERLTDFLRESLPEALPRTRLARAEGPQGTNAKEDHAFTIR
- a CDS encoding 7-carboxy-7-deazaguanine synthase QueE codes for the protein MSLRICEIFKSIQGESTFAGRPCVFVRLVGCNLRCAWCDTAYSHEGGEDLSAEAVLARIDALGGGLPHMLVEFTGGEPLLQPEAVALANRLARDGRTVLVETNGSLDISALHPDVAAIVDMKGPSSGESAKMDTENLERLRARDEVKFVIADRLDWERMLCLLPRIDARRNPVNLSPVPGILAAADLARWMLDADLDARLNLQLHKHIWPAEARGV
- the queD gene encoding 6-carboxytetrahydropterin synthase QueD — translated: MKRNYELCVRGEFCAAHRLAGYPGDCRNTHGHNWGVTAYVLCHELDDIGMGLDFREIKRILREALATLDHACLNDLPPFSGQNPTAENIARHLFHDLGERLAQSAPQNGSAARVSRVRIAETPGAEVTYWEEP
- the queC gene encoding 7-cyano-7-deazaguanine synthase QueC; this encodes MTPTPIGALVVFSGGQDSTTCLAWALSRFDRVETLGFDYGQRHSIELECREAVLAALRGQRPDWAQKLGSDTLLSLDVFRQLGETALTHDVEISMTATGLPSTFVPGRNLVFLTLAGAQAYRRGLKHLVTGVCETDYSGYPDCRDDTMKALQVALNLGMETRLVIDTPLMWLTKGQTWALARDLGGQPFVDLILEHTHTCYRGERGQRHPWGYGCGQCPACQLRAAGWRDYSE
- a CDS encoding sulfite exporter TauE/SafE family protein, whose amino-acid sequence is MDYLVICLASLAVSGLTLFSGFRLGTVLAPVMAVFFPVETAVAMTAVVHFANNLLKLAMFRRAASLQVVLRFGIPALLASLAGAWLLVRISDMQPLLRYFLLGRQLEVAPVKLLVGLLIAIFAVLEFRPGKGSKPYPPSSLPLGGVLSGFFGGLSGNQGAFRSAFLLGAGLDKEAFIATGVVLACLVDASRLTVYAAMAGSVMISGNLGLVVTATLSAFLGVFIGARVLKKVTIKTVRLLVGSLLLGLAAALCLGLV
- the treS gene encoding maltose alpha-D-glucosyltransferase, with translation MPSPYARNNAPHWYKDAVIYEVHVRSFLDKSGNGHGDFAGLTSRLDYIQDLGVNALWLLPFYPSPLRDDGYDIADYCAVHPDYGTLADFRSFLREAHRRDIRVITELVLNHTSDQHAWFQRARKAKPGSPERDFYVWSDNPDKYAGTRIIFKDFEHANWTWDHVAGAYFWHRFYSHQPDLNYDNPRVETELLRVVDFWLSMGVDGLRLDALPYLFEREGAGCENLPETFDLLRRLRAHVDRRHPGRMLLAEVNQWPEDAARYFGAGDMSHMIFHFPLMTRMFLALEMEDRAPVADILEQTPTAPPHCQWAIFLRNHDELTLEMVSEEERDFLYQVYARDQRARINLGIRRRLAPLLRNNRRAMELMNVLLMTMPGSPVIYYGDELGMGDNYYLGDRNGVRTPMQWSPDKNAGFSRANPQQLYLPVVIDPEYHYQAVNVEVQQRNPSSLLWWMKRLIALRGRHKALSQGVMRMVRQDNPKVLAYLREIDGDCLLVVVNLSRHPQAARLDLPDYAGCTPVECLGGARLHPVERREYPLTLGAHGYFILALNDVQRQAGTGAHAPPTLALRRRGPGIGRFLDAELKAALQSRVLPQFLRRRAHAEVQLIDVALLDALPVGTDRAPAWLCVLESRHESGAAQARTLLLSFVDAEQGARVLEERPEDHICALTEPPGAIIEGPRERRAHNGLLRLFDQQRRIRAHNGEFVVSLDPAGRGLRGATEPPPHAELIDGPSTNVLLAYGRRVLVKLFRRTAEGGTPDLDVVRHLTGPGGFQNTPEILGELRYERPGADPLVLALARRFVDSESTAWQLCATALDLHLHRKAPSEEPAPAPLSLLSGLAWPPDDEAEASASPGDPAEAAIELIGRRAAQMHLALALDRGDPAFVPEPFDKGYKRSVYQDISSHSRRILDLLALERPGLPQAESLLADQLLDLRKELAARLLRFRDSSTRGRKIRVHGELDLRHLLFTGRDFMIVDFEGRTTRSLSARRLKRSPLRDVCDLLCSLLLVTESVLNRQVQARPQDATRLRAWADEWCGRMARCLLRGYLGEADGADFLPKDRSGRELVLSTFLLDQALFELGEALGTAPKTGLGGLLHIGIRLLTTPPAPTEETP